TCGCCAAGGGACGGCGCATCTCAGTGGTCGAACAGGCTGTCGCCCCCGAGCGACCGACCAGCCCAAACCGTCCGTTGATCGCGCTCTCGGGGCTGATCGGCGGGCTCGCCCTCGGCGGGCTTGTCGTGGCGCTGATGGAGCTGCTCAACCGGTCCGTGCGACGCCCGCGGGATCTCGAGACCGGCCTCGGGATCGAGCCCTTCGCCACCATTCCCTACATGTTCACCGCGGGCGAGCTGCTGCGCAGGCGGGCAATCGTGACCGCCATGGCGCTGGGGCTGATCCTCGGTCTGCCGGGGGCGCTCTGGTACGTCGATCGCAACGTCCGACCGCTTCAGCCCGTGCTCGAGCGGCTGCTCGACAAGATCCCCCTCCCGTCGGTCATACGCACATAAGGAGCCGCAATGGAACGCCTGCAGGCCGCGATCAACAAGGCCCGCCAGACCCGGGATGGCAGCCGCGCGCCGGTGGGGCACCCGCGCCGACGCCCCGGCGTCGACGACAAGGTGCTGCAAGCCTGGGAGGAGCTGCCCGAGCTCGCCCTCGACATCCGCCACCTGGCGCGGCATCGCGTGGTGACGCCCGAGGCGGGGGCTGTCGCGCTGCCCTTCGACATGCTGCGCACCCGCACCATGCGGCAGCTGCAGACCAACGGCTGGAAGCGGCTCGCCATCACCTCGCCGGGGCCGGGCTGCGGCAAGTCCACGCTGGCGCTCAACCTTGCCTTCGCGCTGGCGCGGCAGCGCCAGCTGCGCACCATCGTCGTGGAAGTCGACATGCGCCGCCCGTCTCTGGCGCGGCTGCTGCACCGGTCGCCGGGGGGAGCGCCGCGTTCCGTTGGCGACCTTCTGTCGGGCGGCGCGGCGTTCCGCGAGGTGGCCGTCCGCCACCGCGGCAACGTGGCATTCGCCACCAGCCCCGGCCCGGTCAGGAATTCCGCCGACATCCTGCTCGGCGAGCCGGTGGAAGAGGTGCTGCGCGAGATCGAAGACAGCTACCGGCCGGACATCGTGCTCTTCGACATGCCGCCGCTGCTGGCAACGGACGACACGCTCGCCTTCATGCAGCACATGGATTGCGCGCTGATCGTCGCCTCCGCCGGGCGCAGCAGCCTGCAGGAGATCGACCGCTGCGAGCGCGAGATCGCGGCGCAAACCGAGGTCCTCGGCGTGGCGCTCAACAAGTGCCGTTACGGCGGGCAGAGCGCGGAGCGATACGAGGACGGCTGAGCGCCCGCTGGGCTGAACACGGAATTGAGCGGACCACGCCGGAGGGAGGCGGTCATTAATGGCCAATCGGGAAATCAGACGCCGTGGCTTGAGAGTAAGTTCAAGAAATTTTCGGTAATTAACTTCAAGTTGATAAATTCCAAGCCACTCCTAATGGAATTGCAGATCGGAATCGTGACGGAGTCCGATGATCGTGACAGGGGCATCCCTGTTTTGTGAGTAGGCCCTCGCAAGAGAGGGCGTAAATGTAGGGAATTGAACATGCTTGGACTGATTGGACTGAAACACATCGTGCAGGGGGCGGCGGTTGCGCTTGCGCTCAGCGCGTTGCCCGCGCAGGCGGCCTCGGTGACCCCGACGGTCACCGCCACCAGCGCCTATGCGAATTCCTACTCTTTCGGGGCGCTGACCAGCGACAATACCTCGGACACCACCATCAACCTCGCATCGAAGTCGGCCTATATCGATGCGTTCCTGACCGGGATGGGCTCGCTGACGATCCCGACCTACGCCAACCCGTTCCGTCCGGGGGCGATCGGCCTCTTCGATCTGCTGGACAGGCCGGGCGCTTCGCCGCTTCCCCCAAACTCCGTGACTGTTGAATGGGGTGGCGCGACGGCGGATCTGTCGGACTTGAACGATCATGACGGATCGACCGCCTACAGCATGGGCATGGGCGGCTCCTCCGCGGAAGAGGATCTGGTCTTCACCTGGAGCCTCGGAAGCCAGACGGTGTCGCTCTCGGCCATCCTCGCCGCGGTCCCGGCACCGGCAGGGCTGATCCTGCTGCTCACCGCGCTCGGGGGGATCGCGGCGGTGCGCCGCCGGACCCACAGGGCGCCCGCCGGCGCTTGACGCGGGGCCCCCGGAAACAAGGCCGGCATTCCTTCGGAGTGCCGGCAGCCCCTTGGTCTATGCCGGCCCGTATACCCCTTCCGAGGATATGCGGTCTGATCAAACACGGCCGCCAAATCTGCGTTGTATTTCGGATGTTTTTAAAGAGTGACCTCATGCCCTTGCGTTCTCAGGCTGTCCTTCTGCTCCTTGCTGTCTCTCTTATTGCATCGTGCAGGTCCAAAGAGGAGCAGGTGGACTATTACATGTCATCTGCCAGAAGTTTGATGTCAGAGGGGGATATGGCGCGGGCGTCCATCGAATTGCGCAATGTCCTTTCGGTCGACAACTTCAGCTTCGAGGGGCGCAAGCTCTATGCGGACCTCGTCTATGATCAGGGCAAGTTCGACGAGGCCTATGGCCAGTACCTGCGCCTGGTCGAGCAATATCCCGATACGCTGGACGTCCGGATCCGCCTGGCGCAGATGGCGCTGCGGAGCGGCGACTGGGATGAGCTCGCGCGCCACACCGACGCCGCT
This genomic window from Alloyangia pacifica contains:
- a CDS encoding VPLPA-CTERM sorting domain-containing protein — its product is MLGLIGLKHIVQGAAVALALSALPAQAASVTPTVTATSAYANSYSFGALTSDNTSDTTINLASKSAYIDAFLTGMGSLTIPTYANPFRPGAIGLFDLLDRPGASPLPPNSVTVEWGGATADLSDLNDHDGSTAYSMGMGGSSAEEDLVFTWSLGSQTVSLSAILAAVPAPAGLILLLTALGGIAAVRRRTHRAPAGA
- a CDS encoding CpsD/CapB family tyrosine-protein kinase; the encoded protein is MERLQAAINKARQTRDGSRAPVGHPRRRPGVDDKVLQAWEELPELALDIRHLARHRVVTPEAGAVALPFDMLRTRTMRQLQTNGWKRLAITSPGPGCGKSTLALNLAFALARQRQLRTIVVEVDMRRPSLARLLHRSPGGAPRSVGDLLSGGAAFREVAVRHRGNVAFATSPGPVRNSADILLGEPVEEVLREIEDSYRPDIVLFDMPPLLATDDTLAFMQHMDCALIVASAGRSSLQEIDRCEREIAAQTEVLGVALNKCRYGGQSAERYEDG